The following are encoded together in the Girardinichthys multiradiatus isolate DD_20200921_A chromosome X, DD_fGirMul_XY1, whole genome shotgun sequence genome:
- the LOC124863257 gene encoding hemicentin-1-like, with amino-acid sequence MGNNFLIWILIFCMFYTVSGEGCSLILKPSRVVVGFGESVTVNCEATRPVRVLGWESAISAVHTQEDRSVQWKVDSLIDWIEEPICYGVFFTAPRQCEEKLNLVLYKSPDSISIRQTNHTGSMVEGKEYQLLCEVQNIAPVQYLTLRWYRGQTEVYQHSFSDLTSSSPVQVSSTLIITPTKAENDAEYKCVAELELGPEGPQPPPTLASEPLTVSIYFPPTFLSPETEVLDFTAGAEITFNCTATGNPEPVYSWQSSHLTDERMKAEAVITSSSLLPGTYTCTASNMLEKKSKQFIIKEKIKGV; translated from the exons TTATTTGGATCCTcatattttgtatgttttatacAG TGTCAGGAGAAGGTTGCTCCCTCATTCTCAAGCCGTCCCGGGTTGTGGTGGGCTTTGGCGAGTCAGTGACAGTCAACTGTGAAGCCACACGGCCAGTTCGTGTCCTTGGCTGGGAATCAGCCATCAGTGCGGTGCACACGCAGGAGGACCGGTCTGTCCAGTGGAAGGTAGACAGTCTTATTGACTGGATAGAGGAACCCATTTGCTATGGGGTTTTTTTCACAGCTCCGAGACAGTGTGAGGAGAAACTGAACCTTGTCCTCTACA AATCCCCAGACAGCATTTCCATCAGGCAGACAAACCACACTGGCTCCATGGTGGAAGGAAAAGAGTACCAGTTGCTCTGTGAGGTTCAGAATATTGCTCCTGTCCAGTATCTCACACTACGGTGGTACCGAGGTCAAACTGAGGTTTATCAGCACTCCTTCTCTGACCTCACATCTTCTTCACCCGTCCAAGTGTCCTCTACCCTCATCATCACGCCAACAAAAGCAGAGAACGATGCAGAGTATAAGTGTGTAGCAGAGCTGGAGCTTGGGCCAGAGGGTCCACAGCCCCCTCCCACTCTGGCCTCAGAGCCCCTCACTGTGTCCATATACT tccCTCCAACATTTCTAAGTCCTGAAACAGAGGTGTTAGACTTTACCGCAGGAGCTGAAATCACCTTTAACTGCACAGCCACAGGAAACCCTGAGCCTGTATACAGCTGGCAATCATCCCATCTCACAGATGAGCGGATGAAGGCGGAAGCAGTTATCACTTCCTCCTCGCTGCTCCCAGGGACCTACACGTGCACAGCCTCTAACATGCTGGAAAAGAAGAGCAAGCAGTTCATTATCAAAGAAAAGATCAAAG GTGTTTGA
- the LOC124863363 gene encoding cx9C motif-containing protein 4-like has protein sequence MPQKDPCQKQACAIQTCLQANKYMESLCEEVIRDMRRCCKANVGNSVCCSGFKDSNPSENKSDT, from the exons atgcCGCAAAAAGATCCTTGTCAAAAGCAAGCGTGCGCCATCCAGACGTGTTTACAAG CTAATAAGTACATGGAGAGTCTGTGCGAAGAGGTGATCCGAGACATGCGCCGGTGCTGTAAAGCTAATGTGGGAAACTCCGTCTGCTGCTCCGGTTTTAAGGACTCCAACCCGTCGGAGAACAAGAGCGACACATGA